One part of the Odontesthes bonariensis isolate fOdoBon6 chromosome 15, fOdoBon6.hap1, whole genome shotgun sequence genome encodes these proteins:
- the chst7 gene encoding carbohydrate sulfotransferase 7 produces the protein MKRRLHKKYLILILAYSGLLLLIPYVLDYRDKSAQHAKLPQQQPRCPDLENTVALLWDNGYKVNGSDAVEYAVNRSQSRIHIYLHATWRTGSSFLGELFNQHPDVFYLYEPMWHIWQALYPGDAGSLQGAVRDMMNALYRCDFSVLKLYAGSQNITTSFIFGWKMNKVICSEPMCDGHKRHEIGLVKEEQCAKCQKRDLRELERECKKYPVMVIKGVRVLDLSTLVPLMRDPAVNLQIIQLFRDPRAVHNSRLKSKQALVKESIQVLRSKKQTDKYKRLLVPSNRMNRAESYVSSAMELICDNWLSDMMLVVNSPPWVRRNYLRIRYEDLVLHPMEELQRLYRFSNLSTFPALEKFALNMTHGQGYSSDKPFLISSRDAKEAIYAWRERLNVEQISQVEAYCSEVMRQLGYEKNNMEKPT, from the coding sequence ATGAAGAGGAGGCTACATAAGAAATACTTGATTTTGATACTGGCATATTCAGGTTTACTTCTACTAATCCCGTACGTGTTAGATTACCGGGATAAATCCGCTCAGCACGCGAAACTACCACAGCAACAGCCCAGATGCCCAGATTTGGAGAACACAGTGGCGCTTCTATGGGATAACGGTTACAAAGTCAACGGCAGCGATGCAGTGGAGTACGCAGTCAACAGGAGCCAATCTCGGATACACATCTACCTCCATGCGACCTGGAGGACTGGCTCCTCGTTTTTGGGGGAGTTGTTCAACCAGCACCCTGATGTTTTCTACCTGTACGAGCCCATGTGGCACATATGGCAGGCTCTGTACCCCGGGGATGCGGGCAGTCTCCAGGGCGCAGTGCGAGACATGATGAACGCGCTGTACCGCTGCGACTTCTCCGTCCTCAAACTTTACGCCGGCTCGCAAAACATCACCACCTCCTTCATATTTGGTTGGAAGATGAACAAGGTGATATGCTCGGAGCCGATGTGTGACGGCCACAAGCGTCACGAAATCGGGCTGGTGAAAGAGGAGCAGTGCGCAAAGTGCCAAAAGAGGGACCTTCGTGAGCTGGAGAGGGAGTGTAAAAAGTATCCGGTGATGGTGATCAAAGGAGTTCGCGTTTTGGACCTCAGCACGCTGGTTCCTCTGATGAGAGATCCCGCTGTAAACCTCCAGATAATTCAGCTCTTCAGAGACCCGAGGGCCGTGCACAACTCGCGCCTGAAGTCCAAACAGGCCCTGGTGAAGGAGAGCATCCAGGTTCTGAGGAGCAAGAAGCAGACCGACAAGTACAAGCGTCTGCTGGTGCCGAGCAACAGGATGAACCGGGCGGAGAGCTACGTCTCAAGCGCCATGGAGCTGATCTGTGATAACTGGCTCAGTGACATGATGCTGGTGGTGAACTCGCCTCCGTGGGTGAGGAGGAACTACCTCCGCATTCGGTACGAGGACCTGGTCCTGCACcccatggaggagctgcagaggCTGTACCGCTTCTCCAACCTGTCCACCTTCCCCGCTTTGGAGAAGTTTGCGCTCAACATGACGCACGGTCAGGGCTACTCATCAGATAAACCCTTCCTGATATCATCAAGGGATGCAAAGGAGGCTATATATGCGTGGAGGGAGCGGCTGAATGTGGAGCAGATCAGTCAGGTGGAGGCCTACTGCAGCGAAGTCATGAGGCAGCTGGggtatgaaaaaaacaacatggaaAAACCAACATGA